One genomic window of Methyloceanibacter sp. wino2 includes the following:
- a CDS encoding PQQ-dependent dehydrogenase, methanol/ethanol family, protein MSFGVLAGTVVALTMGMSGQAFSMNSDEEQLKRMADPDQWPAPGRDFELTRHSTLSDITTDNVNKLQMSWAQGTNALRGHEGQPLVIKDVGGKTMLFMISGCPSMANCNVVQGLDLSDPDNPKQVWSYVKKTDRDESAVPRACCDTVNRGGSYADGKFVYGTLDGFVIALDGQTGKEVWVVKYAYPEKGETITPAPLIADNKVIMGFGGNEFAARGRVAAFNLADGSEAWVCHSTGSDKDVCLTPETNKANPHFGQAGEDLGIKTFPGEDYKIGGGAAWGYVSYDPELKLVYYSTGNPGLWSPSYRCPDKTHEECNTGAFDNKWSMTIFARKADNGDAVWAYQMTPFDQWDYDGINENILTDMDIDGKKVKALTHFDRNGFAYVLDRTDGTLLRATKYVTTDWAEKVDMKTGRPIKVRDHSPLEVGRNVSTCPSAMGGKDHQPGSVDPKEPNIFYMPTNNWCMELEPQERTHTNQGTVYVFANVYMYPEKQGTTGKIKKYDVLTGKTLWEIPDPYPNWAGTMVTDGGLMFYGSLGGDFRAVDRKSGKVLWSRKLGSGIIANPITYKVGGKQYVGVYSGIGGWIGLPVTAGLDLNDKFGAIGATAMTKAAGLNHIPQGGTLNVFRLYE, encoded by the coding sequence ATGAGTTTCGGTGTGCTTGCCGGCACCGTCGTCGCATTGACGATGGGCATGTCTGGTCAGGCCTTTTCAATGAACTCCGACGAGGAGCAGCTGAAGCGTATGGCTGATCCCGACCAGTGGCCTGCCCCTGGTCGTGACTTTGAGCTGACGCGCCACAGCACGCTCTCAGACATTACGACCGATAACGTCAACAAGCTCCAGATGTCTTGGGCCCAGGGCACGAACGCCCTTCGTGGTCACGAGGGTCAGCCGCTTGTGATCAAGGACGTTGGTGGCAAGACCATGCTGTTCATGATTTCGGGTTGCCCGTCCATGGCCAATTGTAACGTGGTCCAGGGTCTGGATCTTTCGGATCCCGACAATCCGAAGCAGGTTTGGTCCTACGTGAAGAAGACCGACCGTGACGAGTCGGCTGTGCCGCGCGCTTGCTGCGACACCGTCAACCGTGGCGGCTCCTATGCCGATGGCAAGTTCGTTTATGGCACTCTCGATGGTTTCGTGATTGCCCTGGACGGCCAGACCGGTAAGGAAGTTTGGGTCGTCAAGTACGCCTATCCCGAGAAGGGTGAGACCATCACGCCGGCTCCGTTGATCGCCGACAACAAGGTTATTATGGGCTTTGGTGGTAATGAGTTCGCCGCTCGTGGCCGCGTTGCCGCCTTCAATCTGGCGGACGGTTCCGAGGCTTGGGTGTGCCACAGCACGGGTTCCGACAAGGACGTGTGCCTGACGCCTGAAACCAACAAGGCCAACCCCCATTTTGGCCAGGCTGGTGAGGATCTTGGTATCAAGACCTTCCCCGGTGAGGACTACAAGATTGGTGGTGGTGCTGCTTGGGGCTATGTCTCCTATGACCCCGAGCTGAAGCTGGTCTACTACTCGACCGGTAACCCCGGCCTGTGGAGCCCGTCCTATCGTTGCCCCGATAAGACCCATGAGGAGTGCAACACTGGTGCGTTCGACAACAAGTGGTCGATGACGATCTTCGCTCGCAAGGCCGACAACGGCGACGCTGTCTGGGCCTATCAGATGACTCCGTTTGACCAGTGGGACTATGACGGCATCAACGAGAACATTCTTACCGACATGGACATCGACGGTAAGAAGGTGAAGGCTCTCACCCACTTCGATCGTAACGGCTTTGCTTATGTGCTCGACCGTACCGACGGTACCCTTCTGCGCGCCACGAAGTACGTGACGACGGACTGGGCCGAGAAGGTCGACATGAAGACTGGCCGTCCGATCAAGGTGCGTGACCATTCGCCGCTCGAAGTTGGCCGCAACGTCTCGACTTGCCCGTCCGCGATGGGTGGTAAGGATCACCAGCCTGGTTCGGTTGATCCGAAGGAGCCGAACATCTTCTACATGCCCACCAACAACTGGTGCATGGAGCTGGAGCCCCAGGAGCGCACGCACACGAACCAGGGCACGGTCTACGTGTTCGCGAACGTGTACATGTATCCTGAGAAGCAGGGCACGACCGGCAAGATCAAGAAGTACGACGTCCTGACGGGTAAGACGCTCTGGGAGATCCCGGATCCGTATCCGAACTGGGCCGGTACGATGGTCACTGACGGTGGTCTGATGTTCTACGGTTCGCTGGGCGGTGACTTCCGCGCTGTCGACCGTAAGTCCGGCAAGGTTCTTTGGAGCCGCAAGCTGGGCTCGGGCATCATCGCCAATCCCATCACCTACAAGGTTGGCGGTAAGCAGTATGTCGGCGTGTACTCCGGCATTGGCGGCTGGATCGGTCTTCCGGTCACCGCTGGTCTGGACCTGAACGATAAGTTCGGCGCCATCGGTGCCACGGCTATGACTAAGGCTGCTGGCCTGAATCATATCCCGCAGGGCGGTACGCTGAACGTCTTCCGTCTCTACGAGTAG
- a CDS encoding PLP-dependent aminotransferase family protein, whose amino-acid sequence MGKGATLAIEVKQEGREPIFLALSRAIIAEIERGRLKPGDPLPGTRALSKSLLLNRNTVDAAYHELTMQGWLVTEPSRGTFVAHDLPDFGRERSLADTTATGHPNATKQYSRGLSLSDGLPDPRIAPTTALGRAFRRTLKSPVFLDGAYGDPRGNEALRTSLAHYLTNERGLTLHYDDVLIARGSQMALYLAAAAVAEPGSKIAVESPGYPLAWAAIRAAGASVVAVPVDDGGINVDRLEQLAAREPSLKAVYVTPHHQYPTTTTLGAARRLRLLQLARRYRLTIIEDDYDHEYRFDGHPVLPLAAHAERDASVVYVGSLSKILAPGIRIGYAVAPPGILKGMSDRREAIDRQGDVFLELALSELISDGTLRRHARKARRVYHARRDYLYGLLKRHFSKCAEFVLPAGGLAIWLRLNPGFHAETWARNAADLGLSVLPGAHFTPKPAEAPEAFRLGFATLSEDEISEAIKLLVKANPGRSKRV is encoded by the coding sequence GTGGGCAAAGGCGCGACACTAGCAATCGAGGTGAAGCAAGAGGGACGCGAACCCATTTTTCTTGCACTCTCTCGTGCAATCATTGCTGAAATCGAGAGGGGGCGGCTTAAGCCCGGTGATCCCCTACCCGGAACCCGCGCGCTGTCGAAGAGTCTGCTGCTCAACCGCAACACGGTCGATGCCGCTTATCACGAGCTCACCATGCAGGGTTGGCTTGTAACGGAGCCCTCTCGCGGCACGTTCGTTGCGCACGATTTGCCCGACTTCGGTCGCGAGCGCTCTCTGGCAGACACCACTGCCACAGGTCATCCCAACGCTACCAAGCAATATAGCCGAGGCCTGAGCCTTTCGGATGGTTTGCCCGATCCCCGGATTGCCCCCACTACTGCACTAGGCAGAGCATTTCGCAGAACCTTGAAGTCACCGGTGTTCCTTGACGGTGCGTATGGTGACCCGCGCGGTAACGAGGCGCTCCGGACATCGCTTGCCCACTACTTGACAAACGAACGCGGTCTAACACTCCACTACGATGACGTACTGATTGCGCGGGGGAGCCAGATGGCTTTGTACCTCGCTGCTGCAGCTGTCGCTGAGCCCGGATCGAAGATTGCCGTTGAATCGCCGGGCTACCCGCTCGCCTGGGCCGCAATTCGTGCGGCAGGTGCAAGCGTAGTGGCGGTTCCGGTGGACGATGGCGGCATCAACGTTGATAGACTAGAGCAGCTCGCTGCCCGAGAGCCTAGCCTCAAGGCAGTGTACGTAACTCCGCATCACCAATACCCCACGACAACCACTCTCGGCGCGGCGCGGCGACTGCGTCTCTTACAACTAGCCCGGCGGTATCGCTTGACCATAATCGAGGACGACTACGATCATGAATACCGCTTTGACGGACACCCTGTGTTACCCCTGGCGGCTCACGCTGAGCGTGATGCATCTGTGGTCTACGTAGGATCGCTATCGAAGATTCTCGCGCCCGGCATTCGGATCGGTTACGCGGTGGCGCCGCCTGGAATTCTCAAAGGTATGAGCGATAGGCGTGAGGCCATCGACAGGCAAGGAGATGTCTTTCTAGAACTCGCGCTCAGCGAGTTAATTTCGGACGGTACGCTCCGACGGCATGCTCGAAAAGCGCGCCGCGTCTATCACGCGCGCCGAGATTACTTGTATGGGTTGCTGAAGAGACACTTCTCAAAATGTGCCGAGTTTGTCCTTCCGGCGGGCGGGCTTGCGATTTGGTTGAGGCTTAACCCAGGCTTCCACGCTGAAACCTGGGCTCGGAACGCCGCCGACCTTGGTCTTTCTGTTCTTCCGGGAGCTCATTTCACCCCGAAGCCGGCCGAGGCGCCCGAGGCCTTCCGACTCGGGTTTGCAACCCTCAGCGAAGATGAGATTTCAGAAGCGATTAAGCTGCTCGTGAAGGCAAATCCAGGTCGCTCCAAGCGCGTCTGA
- a CDS encoding MFS transporter, whose protein sequence is MTTTRSTPGANRALWLSTVAFTVCFAVWTIFAIIGVRIQENLGLNETEFGLLVGTPILTGSLSRILLGIWTDQYGGRVVYVLTMLSAAAATFLLSLATTYPWMLVAALGVGLAGGSFAVGIAYVSKWFPPEKQGTALGIFGAGNVGAAVTKFVAPFVLVAFGWQMVAVAWASVLAITAIVFWLATDDDPEIKARRARNEKPRSLLAQLEPLRHQQVWRFSLYYFFVFGGFVALALWLPRYMIGVYKLDIETAGMLAALYSIPASLFRAYGGHLSDRYGARTVMYWTFGVSLVCLLMLSYPQTDYVIHGIKGPISFSTQMNLIPFVVTIFVLGFFMSLGKAAVYKYIPVYYGNNVGSVGGLVGMIGGLGGFVLPLAFGIMADLTSIWTSCFMLLFLIVAVSLAWMHFSIRHMEQRAAGDVLAKLPPLAELEHAHSHEEHGPHHGLIEDWRPEDETFWETTGRRIARRNLWISVPALLLAFAVWMVWSVVVAKLPAIGFTYSTDQLFWLAALPGLSGATFRIFYSFMVPIFGGRLWTALTTASLLIPAFGIGYAVQNPDTPYLLFLILALLCGFGGGNFASSMANISFFFPKKEKGNALALNAGLGNLGVSVVQFVVPLVITAGVFGVVGGEPQTTSEGTRLWLQNAGFIWVPFLLVTTVAAWIGMNDIASAKASFSEQAVIFQRKHNWIMCWLYTGTFGSFIGYSAGFPLLAKTQFPEVNSLPLVFLGPLVGALSRAATGWIADRWGGGRVTIWVFTVMIAAVAGVLFFLGIKDQPNAFWGFFAMFLLLFFATGVGNASTFQMIPAIMRKEVGRLMPGLSAAEQTRHADKESAAIIGFTSAVAAYGAFFIPKAYGSSIAATGGPELALWGFLGFYATCIAVTWWFYTRRGGLLHDIERGGPSDSGTRRKTAEAGKPAEVVPVPAGVSR, encoded by the coding sequence ATGACCACGACGCGTTCGACGCCTGGGGCAAACCGGGCTCTTTGGCTTTCGACGGTTGCCTTCACGGTGTGCTTCGCCGTGTGGACGATTTTTGCCATCATCGGTGTACGCATCCAAGAAAATCTCGGTCTGAACGAGACCGAATTCGGCTTGCTTGTCGGGACGCCTATCCTGACCGGCTCGCTCAGCCGCATATTGCTCGGCATCTGGACGGACCAGTATGGCGGCCGTGTCGTCTATGTCCTGACCATGTTGTCGGCCGCTGCTGCCACCTTCCTCCTCTCCTTGGCCACCACCTATCCGTGGATGCTCGTCGCGGCTCTCGGCGTCGGGCTTGCAGGCGGCTCATTCGCCGTCGGCATCGCCTATGTGTCCAAGTGGTTCCCGCCGGAGAAACAAGGAACGGCGCTCGGCATCTTCGGCGCCGGCAATGTCGGCGCGGCGGTCACGAAGTTCGTAGCCCCGTTCGTGCTCGTCGCCTTCGGCTGGCAGATGGTCGCCGTGGCTTGGGCGTCCGTCTTGGCCATCACCGCGATCGTCTTCTGGCTCGCCACCGACGACGACCCAGAGATCAAGGCCAGACGCGCCCGCAATGAGAAGCCGCGCTCGCTGCTGGCCCAATTGGAGCCGCTGCGGCATCAGCAGGTCTGGCGGTTCTCGCTGTACTACTTCTTCGTGTTCGGCGGGTTCGTGGCACTCGCATTGTGGCTGCCCCGCTACATGATCGGCGTTTACAAGCTCGACATCGAAACCGCGGGCATGCTCGCGGCATTATACTCGATCCCTGCAAGCCTCTTCCGTGCCTATGGCGGGCATCTATCCGACCGCTACGGGGCGCGGACGGTCATGTACTGGACCTTTGGGGTCTCGCTGGTTTGCCTGTTGATGCTGTCCTACCCGCAAACGGACTATGTAATCCACGGCATTAAGGGACCGATCTCCTTCTCGACGCAGATGAATCTGATTCCGTTTGTGGTCACGATTTTCGTTCTGGGCTTCTTCATGTCGCTCGGCAAGGCCGCGGTCTACAAATACATCCCCGTCTATTACGGCAATAATGTCGGTTCGGTCGGCGGATTGGTCGGCATGATCGGCGGCCTCGGAGGTTTCGTGCTGCCGCTGGCCTTCGGTATCATGGCCGATCTGACCAGTATTTGGACGAGCTGCTTCATGCTGCTGTTCCTGATCGTCGCCGTCTCGCTCGCCTGGATGCACTTCTCCATTCGCCACATGGAGCAGCGCGCCGCCGGCGACGTGCTGGCCAAGTTGCCGCCCCTCGCCGAGCTCGAGCACGCGCACAGCCACGAGGAACATGGCCCGCACCATGGGCTGATCGAAGACTGGCGCCCTGAAGACGAGACGTTCTGGGAGACCACAGGGCGCCGTATCGCGCGGCGCAATCTATGGATCTCCGTGCCGGCGCTCCTGCTGGCTTTCGCGGTCTGGATGGTGTGGAGCGTGGTCGTGGCTAAACTCCCGGCGATCGGCTTCACCTATTCCACCGATCAGCTGTTCTGGCTGGCGGCATTGCCAGGCCTCTCCGGCGCGACGTTCCGCATTTTCTATTCGTTCATGGTGCCCATTTTCGGCGGCCGACTGTGGACGGCGTTGACAACCGCCTCACTGCTCATACCTGCCTTCGGCATCGGCTACGCCGTGCAGAATCCCGATACGCCCTATTTGCTGTTCCTTATCCTCGCACTGTTGTGCGGCTTCGGCGGCGGTAACTTTGCTTCGTCCATGGCCAATATCAGTTTCTTCTTCCCCAAAAAGGAGAAGGGCAACGCGCTGGCGCTCAACGCCGGTCTCGGCAATCTCGGCGTGAGCGTCGTTCAGTTCGTCGTGCCCCTGGTGATTACCGCCGGCGTCTTCGGCGTGGTGGGGGGCGAGCCGCAGACCACGTCGGAAGGCACACGGCTGTGGTTGCAGAATGCCGGATTCATCTGGGTACCGTTCCTGCTCGTCACCACGGTCGCTGCCTGGATCGGCATGAACGATATCGCTTCGGCGAAAGCGTCGTTCAGCGAGCAGGCGGTGATCTTCCAGCGGAAGCACAACTGGATCATGTGCTGGCTGTATACGGGCACGTTCGGCTCATTCATCGGCTACTCGGCGGGCTTTCCCCTTCTCGCCAAGACCCAGTTCCCAGAAGTGAACTCGCTGCCCTTGGTCTTCCTGGGACCTCTGGTCGGCGCTCTGTCGCGCGCCGCGACGGGATGGATCGCCGACCGTTGGGGCGGCGGGCGCGTCACCATCTGGGTGTTCACGGTCATGATCGCCGCGGTCGCTGGTGTCCTCTTCTTCCTAGGTATCAAGGATCAGCCTAATGCATTCTGGGGCTTCTTCGCGATGTTCTTGCTCTTGTTCTTCGCGACAGGCGTCGGCAACGCTTCGACCTTCCAAATGATCCCGGCGATCATGCGCAAGGAAGTCGGCCGCTTGATGCCCGGCTTGTCCGCGGCCGAACAGACACGCCACGCCGACAAGGAATCCGCGGCGATCATCGGCTTTACCTCGGCCGTTGCGGCCTACGGCGCCTTCTTCATCCCCAAAGCCTACGGTAGCTCGATTGCGGCGACCGGCGGACCCGAACTCGCGCTGTGGGGCTTCTTGGGCTTCTACGCGACGTGTATCGCGGTCACGTGGTGGTTCTACACCCGCCGCGGCGGCCTGCTCCACGACATCGAACGCGGCGGCCCGTCGGACTCGGGCACGAGGCGCAAGACGGCAGAAGCCGGGAAGCCCGCCGAGGTCGTTCCCGTGCCGGCGGGCGTCAGCAGGTGA
- a CDS encoding DUF6455 family protein, which produces MPNSRLLWATKEELSQRYALMDQMMEAQGVDVLAAIRVDGGLAFIEARAKCRYCQHAGVCRRWLLGDGGRRAADFCPNVAFFRSCPRLDS; this is translated from the coding sequence ATGCCAAACTCGAGGTTGTTGTGGGCCACCAAGGAGGAGCTAAGTCAACGGTACGCCTTGATGGATCAGATGATGGAGGCGCAAGGGGTCGATGTCCTTGCGGCGATACGCGTGGATGGCGGGCTTGCCTTTATCGAGGCACGCGCCAAGTGCCGCTACTGTCAGCATGCTGGGGTATGCCGCCGCTGGCTGCTCGGTGACGGGGGAAGAAGGGCCGCGGATTTCTGTCCCAATGTCGCGTTCTTCCGGTCTTGCCCTAGACTCGACAGCTGA
- a CDS encoding NnrS family protein, producing MQRRLERDSAFALFTYGFRPFFLGSAFWAVVAVALWIGALAGLWTLGQGYGALAWHAHEMIFGYTGAVVAGFLLTAVPNWTGRLPVAGWRLALIFTLWGVARLAFLVTGTIGPLPAVVLDSLFLPCLLVLMAREVVVGRNWRNLKPLILVTFLAAADIAFHAEVLTSGSANYGSRVGIAALIGLIMLIGGRVVPSFTHTWLMRNKAKRLPVSFDRFDVVTLLASAAALISWIVVPRAAGTGVLFLGAALLHCVRLWRWTGLQTWREPLVFVLHLGYAFVPLGFFLGAIAVLVPNSFAGTEPLHAWTVGAIGLMTLAIMTRASRGHTGRPLSASALTILMYSAVVAAALLRIGAGLVPEVHGPLVTAAGIAWIAAFMLFVLEYGPMLLGRRVEHAG from the coding sequence ATGCAGCGGAGACTCGAGCGGGATAGCGCTTTCGCGCTTTTTACCTATGGTTTCCGGCCATTCTTCCTGGGGTCGGCGTTTTGGGCGGTCGTCGCCGTGGCTCTGTGGATCGGCGCGCTTGCCGGACTGTGGACCTTGGGCCAGGGCTACGGTGCTCTGGCATGGCACGCCCATGAGATGATCTTTGGCTATACGGGTGCGGTCGTTGCGGGATTTCTCCTGACAGCTGTCCCCAATTGGACAGGCCGTCTCCCGGTCGCGGGCTGGCGGTTGGCTCTGATATTCACGCTGTGGGGCGTGGCGCGCCTAGCGTTCCTTGTAACTGGGACCATCGGCCCGCTCCCGGCCGTCGTGCTCGATAGCTTGTTCTTGCCGTGTCTCTTGGTGTTGATGGCGCGTGAGGTTGTTGTCGGGCGCAATTGGCGTAATCTCAAGCCGCTCATCCTTGTCACGTTTCTCGCGGCGGCAGATATAGCGTTTCACGCAGAGGTCTTGACCTCAGGAAGCGCCAACTATGGGAGCCGGGTCGGGATTGCGGCCCTCATCGGACTGATCATGCTGATCGGCGGGCGCGTCGTTCCCAGCTTTACGCACACCTGGTTGATGCGAAACAAAGCCAAGCGCCTCCCGGTCTCGTTCGACCGTTTCGATGTGGTGACACTGCTCGCTTCGGCTGCCGCCCTCATCTCGTGGATTGTCGTTCCGCGAGCCGCCGGGACCGGCGTCTTGTTCCTGGGGGCCGCGCTCCTGCATTGTGTACGCCTATGGCGTTGGACCGGCCTGCAGACTTGGCGCGAGCCGCTCGTCTTTGTTCTCCACCTCGGCTACGCGTTCGTTCCGCTCGGTTTTTTTCTAGGGGCGATCGCGGTGCTCGTCCCGAACAGCTTTGCCGGCACTGAACCGCTTCACGCATGGACCGTGGGCGCCATCGGACTGATGACCCTTGCCATCATGACTCGTGCATCACGTGGTCACACTGGACGGCCTCTTAGCGCTTCGGCCCTCACGATCCTCATGTATAGCGCCGTCGTGGCGGCGGCGCTGCTGCGCATCGGCGCCGGGCTCGTTCCGGAAGTCCACGGGCCGTTGGTGACGGCTGCGGGTATAGCCTGGATCGCCGCCTTCATGCTCTTTGTTCTCGAATATGGGCCAATGCTGCTCGGGCGGCGTGTGGAGCATGCCGGCTAG
- a CDS encoding Crp/Fnr family transcriptional regulator codes for MTKLDRSLIQALPVFAEMDVGELDDVIARAKAQRIPKGTAVFRQGEPTKSFFVLLHGRLKVVKVTPSGQQVLIRFVNPGDIYGIAKALSREDYPATATAVIDSVTLVWPSDIWDEFMTSHPSMSLNVMRMMGDRLQEAHTRVKELSTEEVERRVAHTLLRLIAQSGRSTEEGVMIDFPITQQDLAQASGTTFHSVSRILSGWESEGLVTIGRRKVVVSDVEGLSHLAEQAPSGKE; via the coding sequence ATGACGAAATTGGACCGTAGCCTGATCCAGGCCTTGCCGGTTTTTGCCGAAATGGATGTGGGCGAGCTGGACGATGTTATCGCCCGTGCCAAGGCGCAGCGCATCCCGAAAGGAACGGCGGTGTTCCGGCAGGGCGAGCCGACCAAGTCCTTCTTCGTGTTGCTGCACGGCCGGCTCAAAGTGGTGAAGGTCACCCCCAGCGGACAACAGGTCCTCATCCGCTTCGTCAATCCCGGCGACATCTACGGCATTGCCAAGGCGCTGAGCCGGGAGGATTACCCGGCGACGGCGACGGCTGTCATCGACAGCGTCACCCTCGTCTGGCCGAGCGATATTTGGGACGAGTTCATGACGTCTCATCCGTCCATGTCGTTGAACGTCATGCGGATGATGGGGGACCGGCTCCAGGAAGCCCATACCAGGGTCAAGGAACTGTCGACCGAGGAGGTGGAACGGCGTGTGGCCCACACATTGTTGCGGCTCATCGCCCAGTCCGGCCGTAGCACGGAGGAGGGCGTCATGATTGATTTCCCCATCACCCAACAGGATCTTGCCCAGGCGTCCGGAACGACGTTCCACAGCGTCAGCCGGATTCTCAGCGGGTGGGAAAGCGAGGGCCTTGTCACGATCGGGCGCCGAAAAGTCGTTGTCAGCGATGTCGAAGGCCTGTCGCACTTGGCCGAGCAGGCCCCTAGCGGCAAAGAGTAG
- a CDS encoding peptidylprolyl isomerase — translation MTCAAHTLPERSPVSVNGVEIPHDAIAREAQHHPAFKPIEAWQAAAHALVVRELLLQEARRLGIAATPRTDTSGRREAEEEALVRELIESEVATPEPDETSCRRYYEHNRRRFHSEPIYEAAHILFPAREDSAEDFAAALRAANLVLEELQAQPARFGDLARAHSACPSAAQGGNLGQITAGQTTTEFEEALVELAPGAISQKPVKTRYGVHIIRLDRRIEGQELPFELVSDRIADYLRESVVRRAAAQFIARLVSKAEIAGVILAGAEAHQVSTSG, via the coding sequence GTGACGTGCGCCGCCCATACGCTCCCGGAGCGCAGTCCCGTCAGTGTCAATGGCGTGGAGATTCCGCACGACGCCATCGCCCGCGAAGCGCAGCACCATCCGGCGTTCAAACCGATCGAGGCGTGGCAGGCGGCAGCGCATGCGCTCGTAGTCCGCGAACTGTTGCTCCAGGAGGCGCGCCGCCTCGGCATTGCGGCGACGCCCCGCACGGACACGAGCGGACGCCGCGAGGCCGAGGAAGAGGCCCTTGTCCGAGAGTTGATCGAGAGCGAGGTCGCGACACCGGAACCGGACGAAACAAGCTGCAGGCGCTACTACGAGCACAACAGGCGCCGCTTTCACTCGGAACCGATCTACGAGGCCGCGCACATTCTATTTCCAGCACGAGAGGACAGCGCGGAAGACTTCGCGGCGGCCCTACGCGCGGCCAACCTCGTCCTTGAAGAGTTGCAGGCCCAGCCTGCCCGGTTCGGCGACTTGGCGCGGGCTCACTCGGCCTGCCCGTCGGCGGCCCAAGGCGGAAATCTCGGTCAAATAACAGCCGGTCAGACCACAACGGAATTCGAGGAGGCCCTCGTTGAGTTGGCCCCTGGCGCGATCAGCCAGAAGCCCGTGAAGACCCGTTACGGGGTCCACATTATCCGCCTGGATCGCCGGATCGAAGGACAGGAACTGCCGTTCGAACTGGTCTCCGACCGAATCGCGGACTATCTCCGGGAGAGCGTCGTCCGTCGAGCGGCTGCCCAATTTATCGCCCGCCTAGTTTCGAAGGCGGAGATCGCGGGTGTCATTCTCGCCGGTGCCGAAGCCCATCAGGTCAGCACGAGCGGGTAA
- the narI gene encoding respiratory nitrate reductase subunit gamma: MNATINQLLFGWYPYLCITIFLIGSLVRFDREQYTWRSGSSQLLRRKQLAWGSNLFHVGILVIFLGHLVGLLTPIAVFDFLGISHGFKQMMAIVVGGISGIACFIGLTLLVHRRLFDARIRNTSSFGDIAILLLLYVQLILGLATISISLEHLDGGEMLKFMTWAQGIMTLQPDVAALVADVNPIFKLHLFLGMTIFLVFPFTRLVHIWSAPVWYLGRRGYQVVRTREQGRRHGMSPPRPGDRPMPAE; the protein is encoded by the coding sequence GTGAACGCCACCATCAATCAGCTTCTCTTTGGGTGGTACCCGTATCTTTGCATTACAATCTTTCTGATTGGCAGCCTGGTGCGCTTCGACCGCGAGCAATACACATGGCGGTCGGGATCGAGCCAGCTCCTGCGGCGCAAGCAGCTCGCCTGGGGCTCGAACCTTTTTCATGTTGGTATTCTCGTCATCTTCCTCGGCCACTTGGTTGGCCTGCTGACGCCCATAGCCGTGTTCGACTTTCTCGGCATCTCTCACGGCTTCAAGCAGATGATGGCCATCGTGGTGGGCGGTATCTCGGGCATCGCCTGCTTTATCGGGCTGACGCTGCTTGTGCACCGGCGCCTGTTTGACGCACGCATCCGCAACACCTCTTCCTTTGGCGATATAGCAATTCTCTTGTTGCTCTACGTTCAGCTGATCTTAGGTTTGGCCACCATTTCGATCTCGCTGGAGCATTTGGATGGCGGGGAGATGCTGAAGTTCATGACCTGGGCACAAGGGATCATGACGCTGCAGCCTGACGTGGCGGCGCTGGTCGCCGACGTCAATCCCATCTTCAAGCTGCATCTGTTTCTCGGCATGACAATCTTCCTGGTCTTTCCATTCACGCGCCTCGTCCATATCTGGAGCGCGCCGGTCTGGTATCTTGGGCGGCGCGGCTATCAGGTGGTTCGCACCCGTGAGCAGGGCAGGCGACACGGGATGTCACCGCCCCGCCCCGGCGATCGACCCATGCCGGCGGAGTGA
- the narJ gene encoding nitrate reductase molybdenum cofactor assembly chaperone, which produces MTKTLKVLSALLGYPEAALVDAAPELRMALDEENLLPPESRPLLDALIEEMATGDLYDLQERYVELFDRTRSLSLHLFEHVHGESRDRGQAMIDLKAQYEQSGLTLSASELPDYLPAFLEFLSTLPLPDALQMLGQTTHILNALAERLHKRDAPYEAVFRALAALATPAPETADIEVVPEGPDADPNDFAALDAQWEEEAVTFGPDAGPSCKDRLVAQIRAGRRPVADMPMKGEAP; this is translated from the coding sequence ATGACGAAAACCCTCAAGGTCTTGTCGGCCCTGCTTGGCTATCCCGAAGCGGCCCTTGTCGATGCGGCGCCCGAACTGAGAATGGCTCTCGACGAAGAGAACCTTCTGCCGCCCGAGAGCCGGCCTTTGCTTGACGCACTGATCGAGGAGATGGCGACAGGCGACCTCTACGACCTGCAGGAGCGCTACGTCGAACTGTTCGATCGTACGCGGTCCTTGTCGTTACACCTTTTCGAGCATGTCCATGGTGAAAGTCGCGACCGCGGCCAAGCGATGATCGACCTCAAGGCCCAGTACGAACAGAGTGGGCTGACGCTCAGCGCGAGTGAGCTTCCGGACTACCTGCCGGCATTTCTCGAATTTCTGTCGACGCTGCCATTGCCTGACGCCCTGCAGATGCTGGGGCAGACAACGCATATTCTGAACGCGCTTGCCGAGCGTCTGCATAAACGGGACGCGCCGTACGAGGCCGTGTTCCGGGCGCTGGCGGCGCTCGCCACGCCGGCCCCCGAAACGGCGGATATAGAAGTGGTGCCCGAAGGTCCCGACGCCGATCCGAACGATTTCGCCGCGCTCGATGCTCAGTGGGAGGAGGAGGCGGTGACCTTTGGCCCCGACGCCGGACCGAGTTGCAAGGACCGTCTCGTGGCGCAAATCCGCGCCGGCCGGCGCCCGGTTGCCGACATGCCGATGAAGGGAGAAGCGCCGTGA